A DNA window from Trypanosoma brucei brucei TREU927 chromosome 10, whole genome shotgun sequence contains the following coding sequences:
- a CDS encoding protein kinase, putative produces the protein MTGLKIDIDMLPNDSDENLRMLHEGIRLGELTVSAEGLTTSMGQKYVLSPEDVLVNNTSFLGRGSSGSVRRATHRKTGKEIALKEIKFTGQTRMMEIRRELETLHRGGGPSPYLVDFYGAFCHEGSVFIAMECMDGSLDGVAGSVPPKVLECITRSILRGLSYLHKDRHLIHRDIKPSNILYSRDGSIKISDFGASSCLECTRGNAFSFVGTLTYMSPERLKGEPYSFPADIWSLGLAVAELALGKCPFIDRLSRANGSTEGCFWVLLQHLNGDGPVISLPSSMNASMTDFITTCIQREPSKRPTCDELRRHPFVAEGDEENDKNVIKQWLSTMQPKSSSHDIADVDGVCRMQQVPCSMGGADESSFDLDEELNKLVQ, from the coding sequence ATGACCGGGTTGAAGATTGACATCGATATGTTGCCGAACGATAGCGACGAAAACCTGCGTATGCTTCACGAGGGCATTCGTCTGGGTGAACTAACCGTGTCCGCGGAGGGTCTCACAACGTCTATGGGACAAAAATACGTCCTTTCACCAGAGGATGTACTTGTCAACAATACGAGTTTTTTAGGCCGTGGAAGCAGTGGTTCTGTCCGTCGGGCCACACACCGAAAAACtggaaaagaaattgcaCTCAAGGAAATAAAGTTCACAGGTCAAACCCGCATGATGGAGATTCGACGTGAACTTGAAACCCTTCACCGTGGCGGCGGGCCGTCCCCATATTTGGTTGATTTCTACGGCGCATTTTGTCATGAGGGCTCCGTTTTCATTGCCATGGAGTGTATGGATGGTAGTTTAGACGGTGTGGCAGGGTCTGTTCCTCCAAAAGTTTTAGAGTGTATCACACGGAGTATTCTTCGCGGTTTGTCTTATCTTCACAAGGATAGGCATCTCATTCACCGCGATATAAAACCCAGTAACATCTTGTACAGCCGGGATGGGAGCATCAAAATATCAGACTTTGGAGCAAGTTCGTGTCTGGAGTGCACCCGCGGAAATGCATTTAGCTTCGTTGGAACACTTACCTATATGAGTCCTGAGCGTTTGAAAGGGGAACCGTATTCTTTCCCGGCGGATATATGGTCACTTGGTCTTGCTGTTGCTGAACTCGCCCTTGGCAAGTGCCCATTCATTGATAGGCTTTCACGGGCTAATGGTTCTACAGAGGGTTGCTTTTGGGTTCTACTGCAGCATTTAAATGGTGATGGTCCTGTGATTTCTCTTCCATCATCCATGAATGCTTCAATGACGGATTTCATCACGACGTGCATTCAAAGGGAACCGTCCAAGCGCCCGACGTGTGATGAACTCCGGCGGCACCCTTTTGTTGCCGAAGGGGACGAGGAGAATGACAAGAATGTCATCAAACAATGGCTCTCCACCATGCAACCGAAGTCTTCGTCACACGACATAGCTGATGTGGATGGTGTATGCCGAATGCAGCAGGTGCCGTGTAGCATGGGTGGTGCGGATGAATCATCATTCGATCTCGACGAGGAACTAAATAAGTTGGTGCAGTGA
- a CDS encoding pre-mRNA splicing factor ATP-dependent RNA helicase, putative (similar to ATP-dependent helicase DHX8 (RNA helicase HRH1) (DEAH-box protein 8) (Swiss-Prot:Q14562) (Homo sapiens)) → MDREAMRRAQQTSRDAYLRKRAAMREKAASVVLQEKITEIEAGVLPSSFTEIELLSKRAQEVKAAERLQVAANMRQEIITLDGGPALGEKRHRDVVVPPLIQEEMIVQEDTQRHAEASHGFVAMDKAIIDDRIEKHDYTEEVTEEEIKRERTAALQNQNRRLQEQRRSLPIYQSRGALLELIRNNPVVIIVGETGSGKTTQLLQYLYEENLHEPAPPTSANAEGVTSEPVGEVTQGKRLICTQPRRLAAISVAERVAQEMNTRCGSIVGYKVRFDDRTGPLTRVLFVTDGMMLKEVVGDPSLNTVAAIMVDEAHERSLNTDILLGLLKDIIRGNKQLRVIVASATINADKFSDFFNRAPIFTVKGRSFPVDTSYITEPVADYVKASVDCILMLHATKPLPGDILVFLPGQEEIESCAAAVREALVETAGQLRPLLVLPVYSSLPPREQKRIYEVPPPNTRKVVIATNIAETSITIDGIVYVVDCGLCKQNYYNHRAMIEELRVLPISQASATQRAGRAGRTREGDCYRLYTTYTFHNEFPSETVPEILRSSMSSVVLQLKALGINNLLQFEFIDAPSTASLERALDHLYLLGAMKQDGRLTLTGRRMAEFPLDPSLSKSVIRASAMGCLRHMAIAVAMLSLDSIFINTRDPKERIAMTSARDKMFSSGNGDVVGYVRLMEEWLRSGSLKQEFCDTNYVNSKSLLRARDILDQILKTCERLGFDLPNGQEADALSVEALTKALLSGFFMNVSVLGLDKRTYSIVRPIDPTVSRLGAASQVGSGNRFGDAESAVELHPSSYLFRTGTSTHGERSKGLPPTPSMVAMEERPRLVVFTQLRCTKKRYMMHVTAVPSADWVLAVAPVNYFTKEELEVETHKRKHV, encoded by the coding sequence ATGGACAGGGAAGCCATGCGTCGGGCTCAGCAGACATCTCGTGATGCTTATTTACGCAAGCGTGCTGCTATGCGAGAGAAGGCAGCATCTGTTGTCCTGCAGGAGAAGATCACTGAGATAGAGGCCGGAGTGTTGCCCAGTTCCTTTACTGAAATTGAGTTGTTAAGCAAGCGTGCTCAAGAGGTGAAGGCTGCTGAGCGGCTGCAGGTTGCAGCAAACATGCGACAGGAAATAATCACGCTGGATGGGGGACCGGCTCTTGGAGAAAAGCGCCATCGGGATGTGGTGGTTCCACCGCTGATCCAGGAGGAAATGATTGTCCAGGAGGATACGCAGAGACACGCGGAGGCGTCTCACGGTTTTGTGGCGATGGACAAAGCCATCATTGATGATCGCATCGAGAAGCATGATTACACGGAAGAAGTGACAGAAGAGGAGATAAAGCGTGAGCGCACAGCGGCGCTACAAAATCAGAACCGCCGGTTGCAGGAGCAGCGCCGCTCTCTTCCCATTTATCAGTCGCGTGGTGCACTTCTTGAATTGATTCGGAACAATCCCGTGGTGATCATTGTGGGAGAAACTGGTTCAGGTAAGACAACGCAGCTGCTTCAGTACCTCTACGAGGAGAATTTACACGAACCTGCCCCACCCACGTCTGCGAACGCGGAAGGTGTGACATCTGAACCCGTAGGGGAAGTGACACAAGGGAAGCGACTTATATGCACGCAGCCGAGGAGGCTCGCTGCCATTAGTGTTGCCGAGCGTGTAGCACAAGAAATGAATACGCGATGTGGTAGCATCGTAGGATACAAGGTGCGTTTTGATGACCGTACTGGGCCGCTGACACGTGTTCTTTTCGTGACGGATGGTATGATGCTGAAGGAAGTTGTCGGAGACCCAAGCCTTAACACAGTCGCCGCCATCATGGTGGATGAAGCCCATGAAAGGTCCCTCAATACTGACATACTCCTTGGACTGCTAAAGGATATCATACGGGGTAACAAACAGTTGAGGGTAATTGTGGCGAGTGCGACAATAAATGCGGATAAATTTAGCGACTTCTTTAATAGAGCACCCATATTTACAGTAAAAGGCCGCTCCTTTCCCGTTGATACTTCGTACATCACTGAACCAGTTGCTGACTATGTGAAGGCCAGTGTGGATTGTATACTCATGCTCCACGCTACGAAGCCGCTGCCAGGGGACATCCTTGTCTTTCTTCCAGGACAGGAAGAAATCGAAAGTTGTGCTGCCGCCGTTCGCGAGGCTCTTGTTGAGACCGCCGGTCAACTCCGTCCTTTGTTGGTTCTTCCCGTCtattcctcccttccccctcgTGAGCAGAAGCGGATATATGAGGTGCCTCCGCCAAACACCAGGAAGGTTGTTATCGCCACAAATATTGCGGAAACGTCCATCACTATTGATGGCATAGTGTATGTTGTGGACTGTGGACTGTGTAAGCAGAATTACTATAACCACCGGGCAATGATAGAGGAACTTCGGGTGCTTCCCATTTCACAGGCAAGTGCTACACAGCGGGCGGGCCGTGCTGGGCGTACACGGGAAGGTGATTGTTATCGTCTTTACACAACCTACACGTTTCATAATGAGTTCCCCTCGGAAACCGTTCCCGAGATTTTGCGGTCTTCGATGAGCTCTGTCGTTCTGCAACTCAAGGCTCTTGGCATCAACAATTTACTTCAGTTTGAGTTTATTGATGCACCGTCGACGGCCTCACTAGAGCGAGCCTTGGATCACCTATACCTGCTTGGTGCCATGAAGCAAGATGGCCGACTGACACTTACCGGGAGGCGCATGGCAGAGTTCCCTTTGGACCCGTCGCTAAGCAAAAGTGTTATTCGTGCCTCTGCAATGGGGTGCTTGCGACACATGGCAATTGCTGTGGCGATGCTTTCTTTGGACTCCATTTTCATAAATACAAGAGATCCAAAGGAGCGTATAGCCATGACGAGCGCAAGGGATAAGATGTTTTCCTCCGGCAATGGCGATGTTGTTGGCTATGTTCGGCTAATGGAGGAGTGGCTGCGGTCAGGGTCCTTGAAGCAGGAATTCTGCGATACAAATTATGTGAATTCTAAGTCTCTCTTGCGCGCGCGGGACATTCTTGACCAAATACTCAAAACGTGTGAGCGACTTGGTTTTGATCTTCCAAATGGACAGGAAGCTGATGCTCTCTCTGTAGAGGCTTTGACAAAAGCTCTGCTTTCAGGGTTCTTTATGAACGTTTCCGTACTAGGTCTGGATAAACGAACGTACTCCATTGTGCGCCCGATTGACCCCACCGTAAGTCGTTTGGGTGCTGCATCTCAAGTTGGCAGTGGTAATCGCTTCGGTGATGCAGAATCTGCGGTGGAGTTACATCCCTCAAGTTATCTTTTCCGAACTGGCACGAGCACACATGGTGAGAGAAGTAAAGGTTTACCTCCTACTCCTTCCATGGTTGCGATGGAAGAAAGACCACGCCTCGTAGTTTTTACACAGCTTCGCTGCACGAAAAAGCGGTACATGATGCACGTTACGGCCGTCCCATCCGCCGACTGGGTGTTGGCCGTCGCCCCTGTAAATTACTTTACAAAGGAAGAGTTGGAGGTCGAAACGCACAAGCGGAAACACGTTTGA
- a CDS encoding HIRA-interacting protein 5, putative (similar to HIRA-interacting protein 5 (mHIRIP5) (Swiss-Prot:Q9QZ23) (Mus musculus)), which translates to MLRGTRLMLMMQLHSLPTPNPSCYTFHIPSSTYDNFIPDGQTCDVAHMGLAWVHPLSQGIFEQYPQEVASVFIAPRHTSITVHPHVDWNKLEWSISSFIGHYLVFTNACFPAAAEYALLEDDLVIHEDDSEVLQCIKELVREQVRPMVQRDGGDVKLLNFNEKTGVVSLAMLGACRTCPSSQNTLKDGVERLLKHFLPEVKEVVEAKGHAFYEEYGLLFDSEKALREEAARVDAVRRRKISIYTTAPLMPFEALNEPDGDE; encoded by the coding sequence ATGCTACGTGGCACACGGCTCATGTTGATGATGCAGTTGCACTCTCTCCCAACGCCAAATCCTTCTTGTTACACTTTTCATATCCCATCATCCACGTACGACAACTTTATTCCGGATGGTCAGACATGCGATGTTGCGCATATGGGCCTTGCGTGGGTTCATCCGCTTAGTCAGGGTATCTTCGAACAGTACCCGCAGGAGGTAGCGAGTGTCTTCATTGCTCCCCGGCATACGTCCATAACGGTACATCCCCACGTCGACTGGAATAAATTGGAGTGGAGTATCAGTTCTTTTATCGGGCATTACCTTGTCTTCACAAACGCATGCTTTCCTGCCGCAGCAGAATATGCTTTGCTTGAGGATGACCTTGTGATCCACGAGGATGACTCAGAGGTTTTGCAGTGCATTAAGGAGTTGGTGCGGGAACAGGTGCGCCCAATGGTTCAGCGTGACGGTGGTGACGTGAAACTCCTTAACTTCAACGAAAAAACAGGCGTTGTATCACTTGCTATGCTCGGTGCGTGCCGCACCTGTCCATCATCACAAAACACGTTAAAGGATGGTGTGGAGCGACTATTGAAGCACTTCTTGCCGGAGGTGAAGGAAGTAGTGGAGGCGAAAGGGCATGCATTCTACGAGGAATACGGACTTTTGTTTGATTCGGAGAAGGCACTCCGCGAAGAAGCTGCTCGTGTAGACGCAGTGCGCCGGAGAAAAATTTCTATCTACACCACGGCGCCACTCATGCCTTTCGAGGCGTTGAATGAGCCCGATGGGGATGAGTGA
- a CDS encoding eukaryotic translation initiation factor 6, translating into MTLRTRFESSDDVGVFARLTNAYCLVAAGASQNFYSVFEQELASHIPVVYTSIGGSRVVGRLTIGNRHGLVVPSITTDQELQHLRNSLPDSVKVQMVEERLSALGNCVVCNDHVALIHTDLSRETEEVIRDTLQVQTFRTSIAENALVGSYAAVTNKGCMVHPKTPAQDMDEIASLLQVPVVAGTINRGNAAIGSGLVVNDWAAFCGLNTTATEITVVERIFQLRRDLGGDESNLLQQLRDTLVDELA; encoded by the coding sequence ATGACACTGCGTACGCGCTTCGAGAGCTCTGACGATGTGGGTGTGTTTGCCCGCCTAACGAACGCGTATTGTCTTGTCGCGGCTGGTGCTTCACAGAACTTCTATTCCGTGTTTGAGCAGGAGTTGGCATCACATATTCCCGTTGTGTACACGTCGATTGGCGGTTCTCGCGTTGTGGGCCGTCTGACGATTGGAAACCGCCATGGTCTCGTCGTGCCATCCATCACCACTGACCAGGAGCTCCAACATCTGCGCAACTCCCTTCCTGATTCTGTGAAGGTGCAGATGGTGGAAGAGCGGCTCAGTGCGTTAGGAAACTGCGTTGTATGCAATGACCACGTTGCACTTATCCACACGGATCTGAGTCGGGAGACGGAGGAAGTGATTCGTGACACGCTGCAGGTGCAGACATTCCGTACATCCATTGCAGAGAATGCTCTGGTCGGTAGCTACGCAGCCGTGACGAATAAGGGTTGCATGGTGCATCCAAAGACACCAGCACAAGATATGGATGAGATTGCTTCACTTCTGCAGGTCCCCGTGGTGGCTGGGACAATTAACCGCGGTAATGCAGCCATTGGCTCCGGTCTTGTGGTGAATGACTGGGCAGCGTTCTGTGGGCTCAACACCACTGCAACGGAAATAACAGTGGTGGAGCGCATCTTCCAGCTTCGTAGGGATTTAGGTGGGGATGAGTCGAACTTACTGCAGCAGTTGCGCGATACGTTGGTGGATGAACTGGCATAA
- a CDS encoding protein kinase, putative, whose product MSQRFGPYRVGETIGRGTFAKVKIAVHELTDTKVALKIIPRKVMDDSKSSTKLTREIGILRTLQHPNIMKLYQVVQTKQDIVLILEYVSGGELFDYICQRGPLAEDVVRHIFQQIAAGVAYCHRYRVIHRDLKPENILLEKNTNTVKIADFGLSSYTHDGRFLETSCGTPNYASPQVVSGEMYAGPDTDVWSCGVILYTMLVGALPFEDTNVAALFQKIKRAEYLVPESVSPQAHDLLRRMLVVNPLERATMEQVIQHPWVRPHYPPCLLSLHYDAILHSMRFGKSLELCGEELDEKVVEDVAELFEVPTSEVAAAISKYDNSMSGLFTSNTGTDGEAATRYPAQSFYESYANAVDVKHWPSPLVISHAEKALRDKENNMYVSYLILLQRKQQETPLQALPSSDLTTDAVGSFFMSMGVNQGYGSLTANSLQPMSLFGISLPQSLAPQSNGDALQLMQKQGNVTFCGSLPAHVQAEKLELVEIDAYMESYNKVVEPFIPLYSSTSKRTLLGKLFRVTEIPVSVNSDLSSLRGSFASTVDEELGGSLIRSMVGSRSAPASSHRDPNRLLRPLSSTKKQKISKTTAEKSRAKRVDTAGSAAGKSSEVLQCNVVAKPGFNGYMHNGVRFVNIDAAATLRCVYSSLKAEGLLWKQIRPFYLAAVMHPCVKLQVRIFRIQANDQVVDVRVSSQSGMMGCVTAAKLIDRLWSKAVALTPVKVEEGPRLGKFTVCT is encoded by the coding sequence ATGAGTCAGCGGTTCGGACCGTATCGAGTGGGGGAGACGATTGGACGCGGCACATTCGCTAAAGTGAAGATTGCAGTACATGAGCTAACGGACACAAAAGTTGCCCTTAAGATCATCCCCCGGAAGGTTATGGATGATTCCAAGTCCAGCACGAAACTGACGCGCGAAATTGGGATACTGCGTACGCTGCAGCATCCAAACATAATGAAACTCTACCAGGTGGTGCAAACCAAGCAGGATATTGTGCTGATACTGGAATATGTATCCGGTGGGGAGTTGTTTGATTATATATGCCAGCGGGGGCCGCTTGCTGAAGATGTTGTACGACACATCTTTCAGCAAATAGCAGCAGGTGTTGCATACTGTCACAGATACCGTGTCATTCACCGTGATCTCAAACCAGAGAATATCCTGTTGGAGAAGAATACGAACACCGTGAAGATTGCTGACTTTGGTTTGTCGTCGTACACACACGATGGTCGCTTCTTAGAAACTAGCTGCGGCACACCAAACTATGCTTCACCGCAGGTGGTCAGTGGTGAGATGTATGCAGGACCCGATACAGATGTGTGGAGTTGTGGTGTAATTCTTTACACAATGTTGGTGGGCGCTCTTCCCTTCGAGGACACAAATGTGGCAGCACTCTTCCAAAAGATCAAAAGGGCGGAGTACCTGGTACCTGAAAGCGTGTCACCACAGGCACATGATCTTCTGCGGCGAATGCTGGTGGTAAACCCGCTTGAGCGCGCCACGATGGAGCAGGTAATTCAGCACCCATGGGTTCGGCCTCACTATCCCCCCTGTCTCCTGTCTTTGCACTATGATGCCATTCTTCACTCCATGCGCTTCGGCAAGTCACTGGAGCTATGTGGCGAGGAATTGGATGAAAAAGTAGTTGAGGATGTAGCGGAACTATTCGAGGTCCCTACTAGcgaggttgctgctgctattTCTAAATACGACAACAGCATGTCGGGGTTGTTTACGTCTAATACGGGCACTGACGGTGAAGCTGCGACACGGTACCCTGCCCAGTCCTTCTACGAGTCTTACGCAAACGCCGTGGACGTCAAGCATTGGCCGTCGCCGCTTGTTATTTCTCATGCGGAGAAGGCTCTTCGTgataaggaaaataatatgtACGTGTCGTATCTTATATTGTTACAGCGCAAACAGCAGGAGACTCCCCTCCAAGCACTTCCCTCTTCAGATCTAACAACTGACGCTGTGGGTTCTTTCTTCATGTCAATGGGCGTGAATCAGGGTTACGGCTCTCTTACCGCCAACTCTTTGCAACCAATGTCGCTGTTTGGAATATCTCTTCCTCAAAGTTTGGCGCCACAATCAAATGGAGATGCCCTACAACTTATGCAAAAGCAAGGCAACGTAACCTTTTGTGGTTCGCTTCCCGCGCATGTGCAAGCAGAGAAGCTGGAATTGGTGGAGATAGATGCTTATATGGAAAGCTATAATAAAGTAGTGGAACCGTTCATTCCATTATACTCCTCTACATCGAAGCGTACGCTTCTGGGTAAACTGTTTCGTGTGACTGAGATCCCAGTTTCTGTCAATTCTGATTTATCTTCTTTGCGAGGGTCGTTCGCGTCCACTGTTGATGAGGAGCTCGGCGGTTCACTCATCAGGTCAATGGTCGGTTCCCGTTCAGCTCCTGCCTCATCTCACAGAGATCCTAACCGGCTCCTTCGGCCTCTGTCCTCcacgaagaaacaaaaaatcagTAAAACCACAGCGGAGAAAAGTAGGGCAAAGCGGGTTGACACCGCAGGATCCGCAGCGGGAAAGTCATCGGAAGTACTTCAGTGCAATGTGGTTGCTAAACCTGGTTTTAATGGTTATATGCACAACGGTGTGCGGTTTGTCAACATAGACGCGGCAGCGACGTTGCGCTGTGTATACAGCTCTCTGAAAGCTGAGGGGCTGCTATGGAAACAAATACGTCCTTTTTATCTTGCGGCCGTCATGCACCCGTGTGTAAAACTACAGGTGAGGATTTTTAGGATCCAGGCAAATGACCAAGTAGTTGATGTGAGAGTGTCATCGCAGAGTGGAATGATGGGTTGCGTGACGGCTGCAAAACTCATAGATCGGTTGTGGAGTAAAGCTGTGGCCCTTACGCCTGTAAAGGTAGAAGAGGGACCACGGTTGGGTAAGTTCACCGTATGCACTTGA
- a CDS encoding RNA editing complex protein MP67 → MRNSLIQHTRNLSATKQITGIVCDHVDVFTWGHSPPEQHGNKFSSGKATAPFYNAGQRRCTLCDDRLETSFSAHCGYVGHVARVGILERAMEILQKGEKRAANGKSGGLGGKITDLDESIKALVGTWWSRLNDTKREPALDYKRIPSLSASTTKKRLWRMRFLLQYLRDRGIIRYSLTPAKVAGAGDNAFVRSARFERSEMIGDNIVKVVVPDRLVRLFPADEGGVTYKLASIQQLLDSNEGLLEIYDYLGLNNIIGVRLPNNKTKSDVVEALFGELQTFLWASELSCGSCQYPAFPTAEHRYVRALVDHLLNELTHMVIMWRVESTLENSKEYLAKYLLQGARQNGSFSTSASGATIVKEVDCDRSRYAVLPLLLTFPYSTSSANKSAGGKQPPLQSSSLAAAKSVQERGTPRMLFTSPVAMPAVLHSHYNPPLRIVRTIKDYQREILTVLEEEEVVSALIPCTDSSWGMKEGNMNSRETGRRKPPHGQIRAPWHELALEKYPRWRCDTEEAVVRQALELRLMQRKVYTKETNWRALTTAMAQRLLPNSPLEVDPVGVRPVRQTGRLLLTFEGTTERRAALATSMCFPSLAQSAG, encoded by the coding sequence ATGCGGAACTCGCTCATTCAGCATACGCGAAACCTGTCAGCGACAAAGCAAATCACGGGGATTGTCTGCGACCACGTGGATGTCTTCACTTGGGGCCACTCCCCTCCTGAACAGCACGGCAATAAGTTTTCCTCAGGGAAAGCAACAGCGCCATTCTACAATGCGGGACAAAGGCGCTGCACACTCTGTGATGACCGTCTAGAAACTTCCTTCTCTGCTCACTGCGGCTACGTGGGGCATGTGGCGCGAGTGGGTATACTGGAGCGTGCAATGGAAATActacaaaagggggaaaaacgtGCGGCGAATGGAAAGAGTGGTGGTTTAGGTGGAAAAATAACAGATTTAGATGAAAGCATTAAGGCACTTGTGGGCACCTGGTGGTCTCGATTAAATGATACAAAGCGGGAACCGGCACTCGACTACAAGCGCATACCATCACTCAGCGCATCTACGACGAAAAAGCGATTGTGGCGTATGCGTTTCCTGCTGCAGTATTTGCGTGATAGAGGTATTATCCGCTACAGTTTGACTCCGGCAAAGGTAGCTGGCGCGGGAGATAACGCGTTTGTACGATCTGCCCGTTTCGAGAGAAGTGAGATGATTGGAGATAACATTGTAAAAGTTGTGGTCCCTGACCGCTTAGTTCGGCTCTTCCCTGCGGATGAGGGCGGTGTGACATATAAATTGGCTTCTATTCAACAACTGCTTGACAGTAATGAGGGATTATTGGAAATATACGACTATCTTGGCCTCAACAACATCATCGGCGTGAGGCTTCCAAACAACAAGACGAAGTCAGACGTTGTGGAGGCTTTGTTTGGTGAACTGCAGACATTTCTTTGGGCAAGCGAGTTGTCCTGTGGGTCGTGCCAGTACCCCGCATTTCCTACTGCTGAGCACCGTTATGTGCGCGCGTTAGTTGATCACTTATTGAATGAGCTTACGCATATGGTTATTATGTGGCGTGTTGAGAGCACCCTCGAGAACTCTAAGGAATATCTTGCCAAGTACCTTCTACAGGGCGCACGTCAAAATGGTAGTTTTTCTACTAGTGCTAGTGGTGCTACAATCGTAAAGGAGGTGGATTGTGACCGTTCCCGCTACGCTGTcttgccgctgcttttgaCGTTTCCTTACTCGACATCATCTGCCAATAAATCAGCGGGAGGAAAGCAGCCACCGCTTCAATCTTCGAGTTTGGCTGCAGCGAAAAGTGTGCAGGAAAGAGGGACGCCGCGGATGTTGTTTACCTCACCAGTAGCTATGCCAGCCGTTTTGCATTCGCATTACAACCCACCCCTTCGTATTGTGCGAACCATTAAGGATTATCAGCGTGAGATTTTAACGGTActcgaagaggaggaagttgtGTCTGCATTAATCCCTTGTACAGATTCTTCGTGGGGgatgaaagagggaaatatgAATTCGCGGGAAACTGGGAGGAGGAAACCGCCACATGGGCAGATCCGCGCCCCATGGCACGAGTTGGCACTGGAAAAATATCCAAGATGGCGGTGTGACACTGAAGAAGCGGTGGTACGCCAAGCCTTGGAGCTTCGACTCATGCAGCGGAAGGTTTACACCAAAGAGACCAATTGGAGGGCATTAACTACCGCCATGGCTCAACGTCTCCTTCCGAATTCCCCATTGGAAGTAGATCCAGTAGGTGTACGGCCTGTTAGACAAACCGGAAGGTTGCTGTTGACTTTTGAAGGGACTACTGAGCGTAGAGCGGCACTCGCTACTAGCATGTGTTTTCCGTCGCTAGCACAATCGGCCGGCTGA
- a CDS encoding 40S ribosomal protein S18, putative: MSLTLQSESFQHIVRLLNTNVEGKRKVPFALRMVKGIGIRFAYMVCKKAGVDVERRAGTLSPEELEKISEVIADPAKFKIPEWFLNRQRDPKTGKTEHLTSSMVDTRLREDLERLRKIRAHRGVRHAYGLRVRGQHTCTSGRRGKTVGVSRTK, from the coding sequence ATGTCTTTAACCCTCCAGAGCGAAAGCTTCCAGCACATTGTGCGTCTCCTCAACACGAACGTTGAGGGCAAACGCAAGGTCCCCTTTGCACTACGGATGGTGAAAGGTATTGGTATCCGTTTCGCATACATGGTCTGCAAAAAGGCTGGTGTTGATGTTGAGCGCCGTGCTGGTACGCTGTCACCTGAGGAGCTTGAGAAAATCTCTGAGGTGATCGCCGATCCCGCGAAGTTCAAAATCCCCGAGTGGTTCCTGAATCGTCAGCGCGACCCTAAAACTGGAAAGACGGAGCACCTGACTAGCTCGATGGTGGATACACGCTTGCGTGAGGACCTGGAACGGCTGAGGAAGATCCGTGCGCACCGTGGTGTTCGTCACGCCTATGGTCTGCGCGTTCGTGGTCAGCATACTTGCACGTCTGGCCGCCGTGGTAAGACTGTCGGTGTGTCCCGCACCAAGTAG
- a CDS encoding 40S ribosomal protein S18, putative (similar to 40S ribosomal protein S18. (Swiss- Prot:P34788) (Arabidopsis thaliana)), whose amino-acid sequence MSLTLQSESFQHIVRLLNTNVEGKRKVPFALRMVKGIGIRFAYMVCKKAGVDVERRAGTLSPEELEKISEVIADPAKFKIPEWFLNRQRDPKTGKTEHLTSSMVDTRLREDLERLRKIRAHRGVRHAYGLRVRGQHTCTSGRRGKTVGVSRTK is encoded by the coding sequence ATGTCTTTAACCCTCCAGAGCGAAAGCTTCCAGCACATTGTGCGTCTCCTCAACACGAACGTTGAGGGCAAACGCAAGGTCCCCTTTGCACTACGGATGGTGAAAGGTATTGGTATCCGTTTCGCATACATGGTCTGCAAAAAGGCTGGTGTTGATGTTGAGCGCCGTGCTGGTACGCTGTCACCTGAGGAACTTGAGAAAATCTCTGAGGTGATCGCCGATCCCGCGAAGTTCAAAATCCCCGAGTGGTTCCTGAATCGTCAGCGCGACCCTAAAACTGGAAAGACGGAGCACCTGACTAGCTCGATGGTGGATACACGCTTGCGTGAGGACCTGGAACGGCTGAGGAAGATCCGTGCGCACCGTGGTGTTCGTCACGCCTATGGTCTGCGCGTTCGTGGTCAGCATACTTGCACGTCTGGTCGCCGTGGTAAGACTGTCGGTGTGTCCCGCACCAAGTAG